Part of the Pseudobdellovibrionaceae bacterium genome is shown below.
ACAACCTCGTTGATGTCACCGTATTTTTAACAAACATGAAAGATGACTTTTCTACGTACAACGAATTGTACAAAGAATATTTCAAAGACAATCAGCCCTGCCGCACCACACTTGAAATCAACTGCCTGCCCACGCCGATTGCCATTGAATTGAAGTGCATTGCAACCATTGACTAAAGGATTATCAAGATGAGTGAACTCTACACTGCATTTAATTTCAAAAAGTGGATCGACGACCATCGAGATCTTTTAAAGCCTCCCGTGGGCAACAAAATGGTTTGGCCCCATCGTGAATTCATTGTGATGGTTGTTGGCGGACCAAATACCCGCACCGACTACCACGTTAACGAGGGGGAAGAGTTTTTCTATCAACTTGAAGGCGACATGACCCTAAAAATAATTGATCACGAAGGAAAGTTTCGCGACATCCCCATTTGTGAAGGAGACATCTACCTACTCCCTGGAGGCGTGCCCCACTCACCACAGCGGCCGGCGGGAACCATTGGCCTTGTGGTCGAACGGCAGCGACGACCTGAAGAAAACGATGGCCTGCAGTGGTACTGCAAAGAGTGTGGCAATAAGCTGTACGAAGAATTCTTTCATCTTGAGAATATTGAAACACAATTTGGCGCTGTATTTGATCGGTACTATGGAAACCCCGATCATTACGTCTGTAAAAAGTGTGGCTCTGACAACGGCAAGAGTGCGTAAGTGAATCTTTTTAAAGTCGATATTCACACTCATATCCTTCCTCCTGAGATTCCGAAGTTTAAAAACTTATTTGGATACGGAGGATTTATTGAATTACACCGAAAACATGACAATTGCTCAGCTGACATGCGCCTAGATGATGGCACTTTTTTTAGGTGTGTAGATAAAAACTGCTGGGATGCTCACGCGCGCCTAATAGATTGCGATCAACATCAGGTGAACGTCCAAGTTCTCTCCACGGTACCCGTTATGTTTTCGTATTGGGCGAAACCCGAAGATGGGCTTTACGTCTCAAAAGTCATAAATGATCACATCTCTGAGGTGGTGGCAAAACACCCCAAACGATTTATTGGCCTCGGCACGGTTCCGCTGCAATCGCCAGGGCTTGCCGCAAAGGAACTCGAACGGTGTATGCACCAACTGGGGTTAAAAGGTGTGGAAATTGGTTCACACATCAACGAATGGAACCTCAACGACCCGGCTCTTTTTGAATTCTACGCTGCTGCTGAAGAACTGGGCGCCGCCATTTTTGTCCACCCCTGGGATATGATGGGCAAAGAAAAAATGAATCGATATTGGCTGCCATGGCTAGTGGGAATGCCGGCCGAGACCAGTCTTGCGATTTGCTCGATGATATTTGGTGGAGTCTTTGAGAAATTCCCAAAACTTCGGGTGGCATTTGCGCACGGTGGTGGATCATTTCCACAAACCATTGGACGCATTGAACATGGATTTAACGTCAGACCTGATCTGGTGGCCATTGATAACCCAGTTAGTCCGAAAAAGTATTTGGGACGATTTTATTTGGATTCGCTGGTACATGACCCAAATGTTCTGAAATATGTGGTCGACCTGGTGGGTGCCCACCGCGTGGCCTTGGGCACCGACTACCCGTTTCCACTTGGAGAACTCGAGCCCGGCCAATTGATTGCCAATCACTCTCTATTTAGTGAAGATGAGAAAAACCAATTGCTTTGGAAAACGGCTTTTGATTGGCTCAATGTTAAAAAAGAAAATTTTGTTGAGGAGCAATAAACTATGGATTTAGGAATAGCCGGCAAACGTGCCCTAGTATTTGGTGGTTCACAAGGTATAGGCAAGGCCATAGCGCAAGCCCTGGTGAATGAAGGCGTCACTGTTGCGA
Proteins encoded:
- the nbaC gene encoding 3-hydroxyanthranilate 3,4-dioxygenase; its protein translation is MSELYTAFNFKKWIDDHRDLLKPPVGNKMVWPHREFIVMVVGGPNTRTDYHVNEGEEFFYQLEGDMTLKIIDHEGKFRDIPICEGDIYLLPGGVPHSPQRPAGTIGLVVERQRRPEENDGLQWYCKECGNKLYEEFFHLENIETQFGAVFDRYYGNPDHYVCKKCGSDNGKSA
- a CDS encoding amidohydrolase, which translates into the protein MNLFKVDIHTHILPPEIPKFKNLFGYGGFIELHRKHDNCSADMRLDDGTFFRCVDKNCWDAHARLIDCDQHQVNVQVLSTVPVMFSYWAKPEDGLYVSKVINDHISEVVAKHPKRFIGLGTVPLQSPGLAAKELERCMHQLGLKGVEIGSHINEWNLNDPALFEFYAAAEELGAAIFVHPWDMMGKEKMNRYWLPWLVGMPAETSLAICSMIFGGVFEKFPKLRVAFAHGGGSFPQTIGRIEHGFNVRPDLVAIDNPVSPKKYLGRFYLDSLVHDPNVLKYVVDLVGAHRVALGTDYPFPLGELEPGQLIANHSLFSEDEKNQLLWKTAFDWLNVKKENFVEEQ